The Aspergillus flavus chromosome 2, complete sequence region AGCCAGGTAAATTGTACAACCACAACATCGGGTTACGCCCGAGTTtcaacagagaagaagaaaaatattgGAGCTGTTTTGATGATCATTTTCATTCTGAATCCAGAACGTCGTTGGCATGTAGATATTAGCCTTCATCCACCAGCAGGTAAAACTCCATACAAAAGGAAACATGATCAGCTTCTCAGCGAAGCCAGAACGCTTTCAAGATTCGACTCGGTCAGAATAGCTGCGTAGGAGCCGATAGTTTTGGACTATCAGCAGAAGAAACGACCCGTGGAACGCATCACTACAGGTCCACGACCACGACGCTTTCTATTGGCATTACAGTCTCAGTCCAGAACAGAAGGTACAAGTCTTCACCGAGAGCACAGACGGCCTGACCAGGGGCGAAGTTGAGGTAGTTGACTCTAAATGTCTAAACCAAGTATACTCTTGAATATCATATAGATAAAGATTAGACGTAATACATTAATAAGGAATCTACTAATAATGTAGATCTACAATCTCAAGGACTGACTACTCCAATTCAGCCCACCTTCGTAACAAAGGCGCCATCCTCGCAAAGTCTGAAGAGGCCTGCACGACATTCATCCCCACTGCTTGATCAAACTGCAAACGACCCTCAGCCCCTGCGCTAGTATGCCAATTGTATCCAATGCTCGAATTCCCCCACCTCGTACCGTTATCAGCTCCTGCCGCCGAAGTAATTGCGTCTATTCCCGAATTCATTGTGGACACCAGCATCAAGGTGTTCCTCTGCGACGCACGAATGCTCATCTCGGCGAACTGGCGATTCCTCTCCATGTTCATCAACAGAAGCGCATTCATGCGCTCCTTCGCAAGCACCAGGAAGGAGTCTAGGTCGTTGTTCTCGCAAGCTTGCCGCCAGAGATTCCGCATTCTGGGAGAGTACATCTGGCATCGGTTTTCGTTCGGGACCACGGCACAGTCGAGATGGCTGGCCAGGCTCGTGCCCTCCATGACTTCCTTGTAGCAGAGTGCACATGCAGTGAAGCAGCCCTTTCCATACCATTTGCGGTTCGTGTAGGCTTCGTTCCGGGGACATTCGGGCAATGGTGCCCACTCCAACACATATtcggagaagatggagaagtcTGCTAGCTTCACTGCGGCCGCGTATTTTGTGAGATACTTTTTGAATCGTGGTGTTGTAGGGTGCAGGTCGCAGAGCCGGTTGCCACCAGGCCGGGGCTCGACTTCTTTGAACTCTAGAGCGAACCCAGGAGCGGCCATGAAGCCTAGGAGGCACCGTCTGCAGATGGCGTATACATCGAGGGTGCAACCCTTGGGGGCGTACCAGGTCGCGTTGCGCATGTCATCTGTATCGCATGGAGGGGACTCAAGGATCATCCTGGCCAATGTCTCGAAGCCGTCGTACTCGTCGGTGTTTGCAGCGAAACCGATTTGTTTGCAGATACCCAAGGCGGCATGGATTTGAAGTGTCTGCATCCCACAATCgaattgctgctgttgctgctctGGCGTGAGGGAGTGGAACTCCCACGAACTGGCGTAGTCCAACACGAAGTGGTCCAGGTAGCATGCCGTGCACACGACCAGGTCGGGGACCGCCTTACAGGCGTACCAATGTGTCGAGCTGGCTTGGAGGTTTTTCATCTCCAGACATGAGGGATACTCCATCCGGCTTCTAAAAAGGCGGTGCAGCTAATCCCAGCGGTTGGGTGACGCGATCGCCCGACGGAGTCCCTCCTTTATTAGCGGCACCACCGCCGCATCGCATGTCCATAATGACGCATCCGACTTGATTGTCGGCGTCGTGGCAAAGTAACTCCTGAGCTGATTCCACGCCACCAGCTCATGATAGCACGTTTCGCATATCACGAAGCCCTGAATCTCCCATGCGCCGATCATCCCATACCACCGGGAGCCATCAAGCCCGGTGTGACCTGCCGGGCCTTTGCAATTCGGGAGGTTCCCCCGCTCGATCATGAAGGCGTTGATCGCGTCCCAGTCGCCGGCGGCCAGGTGCGCCATCACCCGCGGAGTATTCCATTGACAGAGTAGGGAGGTATCCCCCCCTTTTAACCAGACGGCCTCGAAAAGGCCTGCGTGGGGAGTGGGTTGGATGTGCTTTTCATAGCAATAGGCACATACCGGGAATGAGGGCGCACAGGTAGGGACATACCAGATAGCAGTCCAGAAGATGCCTTCCGGATTGACGCATCGAGGAAGGACCTGTTGCTATTGCATTAGCATCTCTCCAGGCTCTGTCTATGGGTGGTATGGGCGTACTGGGAACTCGTCGTTGGCTGCTGCATTTGTTTGAGTAGACATGTTGACAGATGTAGATGAAGACGAACCAGCTGGGCTCTTGGGCCTTTCAGGCATTcctatttattatttcttatCGTGGTGGATGTGGCTGAGTGCTTGTGATGGTTCCATGTTCCCCAGTCTGCTGGCAGTTCTAACCGCTGCTCGCCTCAAATTAACTAATCGGGATAAGTCGGCAGGCGCTTGTATACGCCACGATCAAAACTACCAGTAGTAACTGATGAGGCGCCACACAAGCCTGAGTGGATTCAATGGATTGCTGTCTGTGACCTCCGAGTGGCTACTTTTCAGATTAATGCCGTTTCGCGCGAGCAAGGCAAAAAATAAGGCCAACCAAATAAATTCAACAACTGTCAAATGATCACTGCGTACAATTGTCTCAAATCCTGGATTTCGTATTTTACTCCCTCCCCGACATTTGTTCCATTCTGGTTGCCACCAACTCACTCCTGTCACTGGTACTTTTTCCACCTCTTgctgtcttcttcatccggGTCGTCTTTGGTTCGAGCGGCACCATCGCTCTCTCCTACTCCACCGCCGCGAAGAGTGTCGCTGTGTTTCTTGGGATCCCACTCGGTGCAGCAATTGTTATCCACTTTGCCCTTCGCAGACTTGCCGGAGCGCGCTTCTCTGTAATTTATTAGTCATGTACGAACTGTAATATATTTTGTCACTGTATGCTCGATCGGTATGGAAGAGAGTTGTTCCGGAAATGACACCATGGGGCTTCATCAAGCAACGACATCCCTCGAAAGACTTCAAGCCAGCCATGGGAGGTACCGTGTACATGCCTCTGGTTCCTTTTCTCTTAGCTGATGTTTGTCATAGGAATATTTATGAATCCTGCTATGACGAATTCGAACAGCCTTCCTGTTGAAGTAATATTGATGATTCTTGATTGCTTCGAGGATGATTCAACGCTGTAAGCCCTCTCCCTTGTGGCCAAAACACTACGCACCATAACCCAACCACGCCTTTTTAGGGAAATTCCCTTAAGCTCTTCAATCATTCTGCCATTATTGCTCCTGCTCCGAACACTCATTAGTAGCCCCGATCTAGCTGCACATGTGCTGTCCTTGGAAATAGATGATGCTGCGGAGTCAGATGAGGAAAGCGAGCCCGACAGTCCAGCGAATTTTCCCCAAGCGAGGAAACAGCATGTGGTTCCACTTTTCATTTCAGGTGCTGAAATTGCTGTCGTGACTGAGGAGGTTAGAAATCTCAATGTCCCCTGGCAAGATGCTGCTCCATCCATCCTAGAGACGACGGACGCAGGGGTTCTTTCTGTATTGCTCATGTCATTCACACCAAACCTCTACCACTTTTCCATCGATGTGGATCATCGTCACCCTGGTTTACTACTTAATCTAGCTAAGAGGCTAGGTGACGGCGGTTCAAGACCTCTTGGCTAAAAAGGTAACGGTCCTTACATCTTGCCTGCTTCCAAGATGGCCGTAGCCCTAAAGTAACCTTTAGACGTGGCTTTAATCCTTCATCTGCTTCGTTTAACTGAGTTTCAGCTTATTGGTTGCGCTGGATGCAGCCGGGAGGAAGCTACTCAGTCAAGGCTACTAGGTGTGCTCAATAAGCCACTTTCCTTATCAACCTTCTCAGTAATACAGAGCGATCTGGACGCAGCAAGTATGGAAATATTATGTCGCTCCTGCAAAAAATTAACAGTCTTTCACTACGACGAGGGCGATATGGGAAGTGAGCAGCTGAGTCATCGGGAATTAAACTCTTCTTTGCAGTCCCAGAGGCATAACTTGGTAAACCTACGAGTTGGCCACAGCAGCGAGAAAACCCTAGGAAGACTTTATCCCAATTTGACCAGATATAAGATTGGGGGGGAATAGTAACAAAAACCACGCGCCGGTCACCCTCCGAGTTGTCAGAAGAGATCTGTCTAGGTTTAATGCAAATGTCAGCCTCCAATAGTCATACTTCATGTTCCAGTCAGCTTCTGTAACGAATATTTGTTGGGATATAAAACAGCATCGTAGAGTCAAGGTACGAAGTATCTCTGGCCGCCGGAAATTCAGCGTGGAAGCGGAGCTTGCGCCAACATATCGTGGACGTCAACTCGAGTCGACGATCCCGACGTCCTTAGAAGTATGGAGATACCTGTGGTTAGTATCATTATTTAAGGGCGCGAAACAAGCACGGGTCCATGTGTGCACAATCTATTGTCTACAAACTTCGCCAGTTATCTTATTCACACTATTTCGAGAACCCAGAGCAAGCATGCCGAACACCATTCGCGATATAAGGGAAACGATTGTCGACGATGAAAATAATTTGTTATTTGAAAAAAACGTCTCAGTCCCCCTGAAAGAACCGAGCAGTGTCATTCGATGCAATGTCTACCGACCTAAGGGGGATGGAAAATACCCAGGTCTCATCACTTATGGCCCTTATGGCAAGGATATATACTATGGGGAGCACGTCTCCCAGATCGAacctttgttcttcttgtattGAAAATCGTACTGATCTAACATCCTGTTGTAGCTTCCATCCAAAGTCTTTCTCCGAGGTCAATCCTGCCCACAAATCGAAATATTCCGCATGGGAGATCCAGTCTTCCGGACTCGTCAAGGATATGTTGTTATCCGCGCCGATGAACAAGGCTTAGGATAATCTCCTGGGGTTTTGGATACAATGTCTGCCGGAACTGCTGACTGTTTCTTCCAGCTGATAGAATGGGCAGCTGAACAGCCTTGGAGTTCGGGAAAGTTGGGTCTGTTAGGCGTAAGCTACTATGCTGGTGAGACACGGATAATGGAAACGATGTAATATAACATCTAATAACTGGGAATCTAGGAAGTCAAGGGCGTGTAGCCGCAAGAGCGCCCAAGGGCCTGGCATGCATTATCCTACATGAAGGAATGTCAGACTATTATCGCGACCGCTGTCGGCATGGCGGTATCTTGTCCAATAACTTCATCAACTTTTGATGGAACCGCCACGTTATTACCAACCAGTACGGCCATCCAGAGCGTACAGCAGCCTACTGGAGCGAAGACACTATTAAAGGTAATCTCTCCGAAAACAAGTTGCACCAGCAAATTCAAGATCAAAACGCAGAGAATACAGAGAACAAATTCCtagataataattactaCGCCTCAAAGATCTTTCAGTTAGAAGACATTGACATTCCAATTCTCTCGGTCGCAAGTTAGGACAGAATCTCGCTGCATCTACATAGCAATGTCGAGAGCTACACCTAGGCTAGATCACAATACAAGTTCCTTCAGTTTATTATGAGCCGTCATAATCTTCCCTTCTACTACATTAAAGAGATGAATATACAAATAAGCTTCCTAAATACTTTCCTAAATGGTAACGACCATGCTAGCTGGACCACCGGCTATAAACCGCGTGTTAGTCTCTGTCTACGAAAAGGCGATATTGGGTTCAACGACCCAGCTGGAAAGAAAACCTTCCCTTGTCGCAATGAGAACGAATGGCCCCTTGCGCGCACCGTTTATACCCGTTATTACCTCACGTCCTCGCTCGGTCTCACCCAAAAGTTAACGGCCTTCGCAGCGTCCCAGCTGGGATACCAAGCCGGGGGCAGTGATATAGGTCGATTATCTTGCAGTTCAAAACGCCACCGTGCGTCAGAGAGATGGAGATAACCGGGCACCCTGTAGCTCATCTGGCTATTTCAGTGGAGAGTGCTCagtcttctcctccatcgaACCTAGATTTGGATATCTTTGTCACACTTCGCCACTTCTCCGCTGTCGGGGAAGAGGTTCACTGCACTGGATCGTCAGGAGATTCGGTTCCTGTGACGAAGGGGTGGCTCCGAGTGAGTTTGTGCAAGGTCAATCACGATAGCTCCTATCACCGGGACTATCTTCCTAGACGGGAATACCGCTCGTCAGACGTTCTACCGTACGAATGTGACGTCGAGTTGTGGCCGACAAATGTGGTGGTTGAGGCAGGCAGACCCTTGGTGTTCGAAGTCGCATCAGTCGACACTGAGGGTGCAGGGCTGTTCAAACATAACTCGCCTGTTGATTGGTACGTCAGCTTATTTTCTCAAGAATTTAGACTAACTAGTGTCAATTATTAGGCCACCCTCCAAGTTTGAAGGGACGAATTATATCCATTTTGGAGAAGGGCGTGAAAACTACATCGTTTTGCCGATCATTCCTGGGGACTCATAGATCTGCGTATATAACATCCAGGGTTGTTCTAGAGATAGGAAGAAATGTCTTGTGGCGAACCATAGATGTAGGTCGAGAGCTGGGAAAGAGCGTACGACTACAAAATGTCATCATGTATACATTTCACATGTTCTTCGCAGTGACTGTATTGTTGGTATGCATTAATGACTCGATTTAACACATACTACATATAGGATGGTCTGGTGGGGGCAATCTTTGCCGTTTGGTTGTTCAGGCAAGATATGGTCAGTGCCATCGAGAGTAGACCATACCTGATACGGTAGGGTAGGAAGATCTGAACGCAGGAAACGTGCTATATCAGTTGAGCAATGACCTTCAAGAACGAAGAATCCGGAATTATTGGAGAGGACTGCACTGCCCTTCAACACAATGAGAATCTACATATTGTTACCCCCACGTTGTATCAAGTATAAGTATCAAGGATCTTGGCAGCTTACCCCACGCAATGTGGATGGTCTTTCCCCGCGATTTAACCCCGGAGGATCGGCAAGAATCTGCGGGGCATGACTGGGGTCGAGCTGATGGTCTTAAATTGTCTCCGAAGAGCTCGCCCAGAATGCGTCGTTTCAAGGTACTGCGGTTATCCCTCGGTCTAAGGACGGGTatttgggggggggggggagggggggtAGGGGGGTTTCTTCTATATAAGACATCATGAACCCGTTGAGTAACCACCCACTTACAGGTTCTCTTTCCCTAAAACCCCAAGCGATTTATCTCCAGTATGTTtcgaaaagagaagaaagacgtGCTCGAGGTTGAATATATGGACGAGAAGGCCGCCCCTCATGATGCCATCCAACAACCCAGAATGCCAGCCTCACTGTCGGCCCTATCAGGATCAGAGTATACTACGCTCGGCCGGAAGGCCATCCTGAAATTAGATTCTCGGGTGATGCCATGCATGGTAATCATGTACATCATGAACTATCTAGACCGACAGAACATCGCATCAGCAAAGCTAGcaggaattgaagaagatctgAGCATGAACGATGTGCAATACCAGACATGCATTAGTATTCTGTTCATCGGCTACAGTAAGATGACTAGGCTGCTCCTACCTTTCCAGCTCCATTGACTTGCCATTTCTCTGCTCTTAGTCGCTAACCGATATCGTTGTCGCAGTCCTAATGCAAGTTCCTTCGAATATCATAGTTGGGAAGATTGAGCGTCCCGGGCTGTACATCTGCATCTCGATGGCGTTATGGGGTGTCATTTCTGCGTGCATGGCTTCCGTCAAAAACTACTCGGGGATCTTGGTTTGCcgtttttttcttgggtttgtcgaggccatcttcttcccggGTGCCTTGTTCTACCTGTCACTTTTCTATAACCGAAAGCAATACGCCCTTCGAACCGCAATCTTGTACTCCGGGTCCCAGTTGGGGAACGCATTTGGGGGGCTTTTTGCGATTGCGATTCTCAAACTGGATGGCGTGCATGGATTGGCAGGATGGCGATGGGTGAGTACTAGGCTGGATGTCGTTTCCAAGTGTTTCCTTCATTGATTGACTTTATATTCCCTctagctttttcttgttgaAGGAGTCGCTACTGTCGGCTTAGCTTTGATCCTTGCGTTTATTCTGCCAAATTCACTGAAATCGCTGCTGGGCTTCaccaagctggagaaggagtACCTGCAGTGGAACTTCGAATCGGACCAAGGACAACAAGACAATGCGGATGAGGTCGGAGCGTGGAAGGGAACGATGATGGCCCTGACGGATCCCAAGACCTGGCCCATGATGGGAACCCTGTATAGTGTAAGTCATGAGAGAGTTCTCGCGTCCCGAATCATGTTCTGATGATcgtatagatatatatttgtgcTGCCGTCACgaacttctttccttcaGTCGTCGCCACGCTGGGCTACTCACGGAATACAACATATGGACTCACAGCAGTAGGCCTTCTCATCAAGAATGGAGTACGACTATTCTCGCTTGCTAATCGCTGGTCCTGCTTTAGCCGCCATATGTTTTGTCCGTAGTCGCGATGATTATCAATGGATTTCATTCTGACAAGGCATATGGGACCCGGGAAACGCTTTTCGTACCACTACTAACCACGAGAATAGAAACAAGAACGGTATCTGCATATCCTATGTCCCATGATTGTCTGTCTGGTCGCCAATGTTATCGCCGTATCTACGCTCAACACCGCGGCGCGATGTAAGTTGTCCCCAACGATTCATGTCCGAATCGGGAGAAACGTCGCCAGAATAGAGCTAAGTCGGTGACACCATAGATGTTGCCATGATGCTGATGCCTGGGTCGTTCTATTCGGCCTCGACCATTCTCTTGTCATGGGTTGCCGGCTCTATCTCGCAGCCCTCTATCAAGCGGGCATCCGCCATTGCGCTGATTAACGCGATCTGCAATACTCCCAATGGTGAGATTATCCGTTTACTAGGTCAACTACCATGGCTCATTGTCGATCGTTTTTCTAGTTTGGGCTTCCTATCTATACTTCTCCAAGCCTCGATATCTCGTGGCGTTTTTGGTCAACCTGGCCGCGGCCGCGTTGACCATTGCGCTGGCTACAGTAACGAGGATGTATCTGCGACGACAGAATCAGAGGCTGGATAGTGGCATGGATACCGGTCGTAGTGGACCGACAGCGGCTCAAAAGTCTTCTGGGTTTAGATATACGTTGTGAGATACATTTGACCCGCAAAGATCCGTAATCTCGTCGACCAGGGCTGCAATCTCCGCGGCGATCTGGGGTGCACCCTCATTGAAGACAGCCGTGTCATGCATGACAGTGACGGTTGTTAAGTGCCTTGGCGacctccaccaccagagCGTACTTCAGTTATCTGATCGGGATCAGAACAGTGTCTCCAACGAGGATCTACAGGATGTAGTGGGGTCTGGGATTTGAAGAAGCCACGATGCCCAATATACTCCGATACGGCGAAGCGAAGGTGTTTAGCAATAGGCGTGGACGAAGTCATGAACTTAGATGAATAAATAATCATCCTAGCTTTGCTGCATATCCGGAGCTCGAGCCCAGCTACAAACGTTGTACTTCATATCTAGGCCACCGATGTAAAACTCCCGACAACGTCTGCTATTTTTTCCAAGAGaactctctttctttcatctccAATCCAGCTTCCACGCGCTCCTGAGATTGCGATGGTCTTCCAATCATCAATGCTGAAATCAAACGCCTCCTAAACTACACAGTAATTGTTCAGTATCCCACCGCCAAAGTAGGCCGGGTCATCGCTGTTCAACGAAAATTGCACTCCGGAATCTAAGAATTCGCGAAGGAGCAAAGAAGCGATGGATTTGATAGTGCACAAGTAAACATTTGACAGTGGGCAGATAGTAAGCAAGGTGCCCTTTGCAGCGATCTCTTTCAAAAGCCCTTGATCTTCAACCAAGCGGATGCCATGGTCAATTCGCTCGGCATCTAAAGAGTCGAGCGCTCCTTTGATGTAAGAAACATCGCCTTCCTCGCCTCCATGGGCCGTACGCCGTAGCCCAACCTCTTTGGCTTTCTGAAACACGTCTGTAAACAGCTCCGGGGCGAATCCCACTTCCGAAGAGTCTAGCCCGACGGCATGGATAGAACCATCACGGATAAAATCATTGACCGAGTCAAAGGTAGCTTCGGCGGACGCCACCGGCAAGTGACGGAGAAAACACATGATGCGACAAGATGTGACCTCCAATTCGGATTCGGCACGATCCAGGGCGCGCTTATAGCCTCTGGTGACTGATGCTATAGGAACACCCCATGGGGTGTGCGATTGTGGATCGAAGAACACTTCTGCATGGTGAACCCCATCCGCATGGGCCGCGAGAACATAGTACCATACCAATTCGTAAAAGTTATCCTCGGTAATCAAGACCGACATGTTCGCGTATTGAATGTTCAGAAAGTCATCGAGATTGTCGAACCGATCATATCTGGCTGCCAAAGCTTCGGGGCTTTGGAAGTGCGGCAAATCAGGAAGGGcaatcttgttcttccttgcAAGAGAGAAACCAGCTCCGGAGTCAAAGCACCCTCGAGACGAATGTGATACTCACATTTTAAGACTGAGGAGGAATGGATGAAGTGGTGATTTGCACATAGTGCCGGCGATGCTTTGCGTTTTCTAcggaggaaagaaattgaGTTTGATTTTGATCACTTCGCTATCTCCTTGGAGGcatatttaatatattccaCCTAAAGCCATTTATCTTATCTGTGACGCCAATTGCCGTGTGTCCAAAAGATAAGATCCCTTTTCATCCCTTTGTATACGCATCTCATGAATAAGCTTATGTGTCACCCCATATAACTTCTGCCCTCAAGGTTTGGCCGATAATCTGGCTATCTAATCTTATCCTACCCAACATTGGTCTCCTGCCAAGGTTGGCACTAAATGTGGTCCGGGTGTACGTGCGTGCAAGCGAGAGCCCGCCCTAAGCAGAGATGTAGTATACAAAGGGGCAGGTTATCTTGCACTTCGACTAAATCCCTACAATAAGGAGCCTACCGTGACATTGGTATTACCAAACTACAAGGTACATCTGCAAACGCGAAACAAACTTTTGTGGAGAAGTAATTGAAGATTTTCAAGTCTGTATGTTTTCTATTCTTGATACTACTAACTTAGGTTGTGAGAATGTAATCCCTGCGACATAACTAGGTATTAATCAGTATATTTCTTGAAAGCTGACTGATGTATCCTGAAGAAACAAGGCTTACCCTATGCTAAGCCCTATTCGACCAATATAGTGCAGCATCTTCTACTACCTTCTGTTCCCACCCCTCAGCCTTTAGCGGCCCCAAGACCTCCACAGGCGTTTGCCCCGCAGCAAAGACTGCCCGGCATGGTAGATCGAGAGTCAGATTCTCCACGTTTCCGGCTCCTATGAGTTCTTGCAATGTTTTCTCCGACGCCAAGTAGACCAACCGTCCAATATGAGCCCAGTAAATAGTTCCAGCGCACATAGCACAGGGCTCCCACGTTGAAACCATGGTACATTTCGCCAGGTAGTTCCAGTCGTAATTATCCGCGGCATTGCGGGCCACTTCACATTCAGCATGTCGAACGTGTGAGAGCGAGAGGGATGAGATCAACACGGTTTCATTGTCGGGACTTAACAAGAGCGCTGCGAATGGTCGCTTGGAATGAACCTCCCGTCCCGATTGTTGGAGAGCGACACACTTGGCTGCAGCAGAATCAAGCTGCTCTGCTGTGAAGGGTAAAGAAGCAAGGGTATCGGAGGTGGCTTCGAACGTCATGACGAGATGAAGATTAtggataaagaaagatattcaaTGCGTGTGCAATAGAGTTGGATATTTTcgagggaaagagagattCATGTGGCACGCACACTTACTACGTACTCCTTGGTTCGAGGAGTTAACAACTCATTAGATCAGCAGCGGCGGTATCCGCCGATACAACACACAACGAGAATATATTTAAGCTCCATCTACGCCTAGTTTCAAATTTGAGTTGGCTGTATCAGGGCGATAAGTACGGACAGGCCGCCATGATCGATAACCGGAACCCCGCATTGCCTAAGGCTGTGCTTATTGGCCCCACTAGAGGACTCCTCGCCGGGGTCATCCAATCGGATTGGGGAGTCTACGAGATATCGGCTCTCAATCATCTGCCGGGTCCCACCTGATAAGGTTCTTTTATCTTATCGCCAAACATTGCAAGAGTGATAACACCTGCACATACATAGGGGTATTAACGCAGCACCATGTAGTATTTCTTATATAGCATACACATTATTAATTTGACGGGATAGACATCGACAGTTTGGATGCAATTATTGTTCATTGAACAATTTGACGAACAATTTAGACCATGTTTCGGCCATGAAGAATTTCATACTACCTCGTTGGCCCCGGTTGCAGGTGCCGCAAACTGAATCCAGTTTCGTACGCGGAGATGTGCGATGGACGAACAAAGATCTCGACCCGGTTCTCAAAGATATGCGAAAATGGACCGTTCTTAGTTTCATTGGTTACTGGGTGTCCGATTGTTTCTCCGTTGCAAACTGGCAGCTGGCGAGCAGCATCATCGCTATTGGACTCTCTTGGAAAGAATCTTTGGGGATGGTTGCTCTAGGATTCTTTATCCTATCTATTGTGATAGCCATGAACGGAGCCATTGGAGCCATCTATCATGTTCCTTTTCCGGTGATTGCACGCGCAAGCTGGGGATTTTGGGGCTCCTATATTCCTGTCCTCTCAAGATTGATTCTCGCCGTATTTTGGTTCGCCACTCAAGTTGTGAACGGGGGAAACTCCGTTGCTGTCATGATTGGAGCTATCTGGCCAAGCTTCCTCGACATCCCAAACGCACTCCCAGCGAACGAAGGTATTACGACGCAGGGCATGGTGGGATTTTTCATCTTTTGGCTAGTTCAGATCCCTTTCCTACTGGTCCACCCAAATAAGCTGCGGTGGCTATTTCTTGTCAAGTCCATTGTTGTGCCCACTGCATGGATCGCTAT contains the following coding sequences:
- a CDS encoding Alpha/Beta hydrolase protein; protein product: MPNTIRDIRETIVDDENNLLFEKNVSVPLKEPSSVIRCNVYRPKGDGKYPGLITYGPYGKDIYYGDFHPKSFSEVNPAHKSKYSAWEIQSSGLLIEWAAEQPWSSGKLGLLGVSYYAGSQGRVAARAPKGLACIILHEGMSDYYRDRCRHGERTAAYWSEDTIKGNLSENKLHQQIQDQNAENTENKFLDNNYYASKIFQLEDIDIPILSARSQYKFLQFIMSRHNLPFYYIKEMNIQISFLNTFLNGNDHASWTTGYKPRVSLCLRKGDIGFNDPAGKKTFPCRNENEWPLARTVYTRYYLTSSLGLTQKLTAFAASIILQFKTPPCVREMEITGHPVAHLAISVESAQSSPPSNLDLDIFVTLRHFSAVGEEVHCTGSSGDSVPVTKGWLRVSLCKVNHDSSYHRDYLPRREYRSSDVLPYECDVELWPTNVVVEAGRPLVFEVASVDTEGAGLFKHNSPVDWPPSKFEGTNYIHFGEGRENYIVLPIIPGDS
- a CDS encoding putative pantothenate transporter; the protein is MFRKEKKDVLEVEYMDEKAAPHDAIQQPRMPASLSALSGSEYTTLGRKAILKLDSRVMPCMVIMYIMNYLDRQNIASAKLAGIEEDLSMNDVQYQTCISILFIGYILMQVPSNIIVGKIERPGLYICISMALWGVISACMASVKNYSGILVCRFFLGFVEAIFFPGALFYLSLFYNRKQYALRTAILYSGSQLGNAFGGLFAIAILKLDGVHGLAGWRWLFLVEGVATVGLALILAFILPNSLKSLLGFTKLEKEYLQWNFESDQGQQDNADEVGAWKGTMMALTDPKTWPMMGTLYSIYICAAVTNFFPSVVATLGYSRNTTYGLTAPPYVLSVVAMIINGFHSDKKQERYLHILCPMIVCLVANVIAVSTLNTAARYVAMMLMPGSFYSASTILLSWVAGSISQPSIKRASAIALINAICNTPNVWASYLYFSKPRYLVAFLVNLAAAALTIALATVTRMYLRRQNQRLDSGMDTGRSGPTAAQKSSGFRYTL
- a CDS encoding putative adenosine deaminase, whose translation is MCKSPLHPFLLSLKMKNKIALPDLPHFQSPEALAARYDRFDNLDDFLNIQYANMSVLITEDNFYELVWYYVLAAHADGVHHAEVFFDPQSHTPWGVPIASVTRGYKRALDRAESELEVTSCRIMCFLRHLPVASAEATFDSVNDFIRDGSIHAVGLDSSEVGFAPELFTDVFQKAKEVGLRRTAHGGEEGDVSYIKGALDSLDAERIDHGIRLVEDQGLLKEIAAKGTLLTICPLSNVYLCTIKSIASLLLREFLDSGVQFSLNSDDPAYFGGGILNNYCVV
- a CDS encoding adenosine deaminase, with the translated sequence MTFEATSDTLASLPFTAEQLDSAAAKCVALQQSGREVHSKRPFAALLLSPDNETVLISSLSLSHVRHAECEVARNAADNYDWNYLAKCTMVSTWEPCAMCAGTIYWAHIGRLVYLASEKTLQELIGAGNVENLTLDLPCRAVFAAGQTPVEVLGPLKAEGWEQKVVEDAALYWSNRA